The proteins below are encoded in one region of Chaetodon trifascialis isolate fChaTrf1 chromosome 11, fChaTrf1.hap1, whole genome shotgun sequence:
- the LOC139339331 gene encoding mitochondrial adenyl nucleotide antiporter SLC25A24-like — protein sequence MFQTLRTFLLSNARCWDADSERSYQALFERLDTNKDGKVDVAELRAGLKAMGIFRQGAAQKIVSSGDQNKDGSLDFHEFSKYLKGHEKKLWLTFKSLDRNNDGRIDASEIQQSLAELGMDISKENALKILQSMDIDGTMMVDWNEWREHFLFHPAQNLEEIIRYWKHSSVLDIGDSLAIPDEFTEEEKSSGGWWKQLVAGAVAGAVSRTGTAPLDRMKVFMQVHSSKTNPISLIGGFKQMLTEGGLTSLWRGNGINVLKIAPETAIKFMAYEQYKKLLSSEGKKIEVHKRFMAGSLAGATAQTAIYPMEVLKTRLTLRKTGQYSGMFDCAKKILRKEGVKAFYKGYVPNLVGIIPYAGIDLAVYESLKNAWLSYHPNDSANPGVLVLVACGTISSSCGQLASYPLALVRTRMQAKASLDVSDQPSMSSLMKNIVAKDGFFGLYRGILPNFMKVIPAVSISYVVYEYMKTGLGISK from the exons ATGTTTCAGACGTTACGGACGTTTTTACTATCAAATGCCCGGTGCTGGGATGCCGACAGTGAGAGGTCATACCAGGCCCTGTTCGAGAGGCTTGATACCAATAAGGATGGGAAAGTGGACGTCGCTGAATTGCGAGCGGGCCTCAAGGCAATGGGCATATTCCGTCAGGGTGCTGCACAG AAAATTGTGTCCTCTGGTGACCAAAACAAAGATGGGAGTCTCGACTTCCACGAGTTCTCCAAATATCTGAAAGGGCACGAGAAGAAGCTGTGGCTGACATTTAAGAGTCTGGACAGAAACAATGACG GGCGTATTGATGCCTCAGAGATCCAGCAGTCCCTTGCAGAACTGGGCATGGACATCAGCAAAGAGAATGCACTGAAAATATTACAGAG TATGGACATTGATGGGACCATGATGGTAGACTGGAACGAGTGGAGAGAACACTTTCTGTTCCACCCAGCCCAGAACCTGGAGGAGATCATACGCTACTGGAAACACTCCTCG GTGCTGGACATTGGTGACAGCCTGGCCATCCCAGATGAGTTCacggaggaagaaaagagctcCGGCGGCTGGTGGAAGCAGCTGGTCGCAGGTGCAGTGGCGGGGGCTGTCTCTCGCACCGGCACGGCCCCTCTGGACAGAATGAAAGTCTTCATGCAG GTTCATTCTTCTAAGACCAATCCTATAAGCCTGATAGGCGGCTTCAAGCAGATGCTCACAGAGGGAGGTCTAACTTCATTGTGGAGGGGGAATGGGATCAATGTTTTAAAGATTGCACCTGAGACGGCTATTAAATTCATGGCATATGAACAA TACAAGAAGTTGTTATCATCAGAGGGCAAAAAGATTGAGGTACACAAGAGGTTTATGGCTGGCTCTCTAGCTGGAGCCACAGCGCAGACAGCCATCTACCCAATGGAG GTATTGAAAACTCGACTGACCCTGAGGAAAACTGGCCAGTATTCAGGAATGTTTGACTGTGCCAAGAAGATCCTGAGGAAAGAGGGTGTAAAGGCTTTCTACAAGGGCTATGTTCCAAACTTGGTGGGCATCATTCCCTACGCTGGGATAGACCTCGCTGTTTATGAG AGTCTGAAGAACGCCTGGTTATCATATCACCCCAACGACTCAGCTAACCCTGGAGTTCTGGTGCTGGTGGCCTGCGGGACCATCTCCAGTTCCTGTGGCCAGCTGGCCAGCTATCCTCTCGCACTTGTACGCACACGGATGCAGGCCAAAG cGTCTCTTGATGTGTCAGACCAGCCTTCCATGAGTAGCCTGATGAAGAACATTGTGGCCAAAGACGGCTTTTTCGGACTCTACCGCGGCATCCTGCCAAACTTCATGAAAGTCATTCCTGCTGTCAGCATCAGCTACGTGGTTTACGAGTACATGAAGACTGGCTTAGGAATCTCCAAATGA
- the prkab2 gene encoding 5'-AMP-activated protein kinase subunit beta-2 yields MGNTSDRVSGDRHGAKAHRSDSSGSHKDHEPSSKMVDSTDDPNIFNTHGPESKALGEKEFTPDLDDLVKTGPQARPTVIRWAGGGKEVYIAGSFNNWSTKIPLNKSHNDFVAILDLPEGEHQYKFFVDGQWVHDASEPVVTSQLGTINNLIQVKKSDFEVFDALQVDSLECSDTSDLSSSPPGPYGQEQYIFRPEEHFKAPPILPPHLLQVILNKDTNVSCDPALLPEPNHVMLNHLYALSIKDGVMVLSATHRYKKKYVTSLLYKPI; encoded by the exons ATGGGGAATACAAGTGACAGGGTGTCTGGAGATCGCCATGGAGCCAAGGCCCATCGCTCAGACAGCAGCGGCAGTCACAAAGACCACGAACCCAGCAGCAAGATGGTGGACAGCACAGATGACCCCAACATCTTCAACACCCATGGGCCAGAGTCCAAG GCATTGGGAGAGAAAGAATTCACCCCAGATCTGGATGATCTGGTGAAAACTGGTCCTCAGGCTCGACCCACAGTCATCCGCTGGGCCGGAGGGGGGAAGGAGGTCTACATAGCTGGGTCCTTTAATAACTGGAGCACGAAGATACCACTGAATAAGAG CCATAATGACTTTGTAGCCATCCTCGACCTGCCAGAGGGAGAGCACCAGTACAAGTTTTTTGTAGATGGGCAGTGGGTCCATGATGCGTCAGAG CCAGTTGTGACCAGCCAGCTCGGCACCATCAACAACTTGATCCAGGTGAAGAAGTCAGACTTCGAGGTGTTTGATGCCCTGCAGGTCGACTCCCTGGAGTGTTCGGACACATCAG ATCTGTCCAGCTCCCCTCCAGGTCCATATGGGCAGGAGCAGTACATCTTCAGACCTGAGGAGCATTTCAAAGCCCCGCCTATactccctcctcacctccttcaAGTCATTCTCAACAAGGACACCAATGTATCT TGTGACCCTGCCCTGTTGCCTGAGCCCAACCATGTCATGCTAAACCATCTTTACGCTCTCTCGATAAAG GATGGGGTGATGGTGCTGAGTGCGACTCACAGATACAAGAAGAAATATGTCACCTCTCTGCTCTACAAGCCTATCTAA
- the LOC139338925 gene encoding EEIG family member 2-like yields MSFILMKKKRFKFKVDFDLEELSSVPFVNGVLFCKVRLLDGGFAEESSRESVQANCVYWKKRFSFMCKMSANAGTGVLDPCLCRVSVRKELKGGKSFAKLGFADLNLSEFAGSGSTTRRCLLEGYDTKNTRQDNSILKVVITTQLMSGDPCFKTPPSTAMTLGIPQAEAECLLEDRKGGDMHISHSLTETPGKSVSVPEELVAYGHSRTPSYASQQSKISGYSSNYSSLTDLSHRRSASGGSASTGIGSILEPSDQQGEKGERESRTTPPFSATCHHAPERPSTPAKIPRHPVKQNSVENQLKRVDATRVDADDIIEKILQSQDFSHGVLDSSAEEEGLSLFVGPGGSTALGSQHTRVAAGAFEQVVIKR; encoded by the exons ATGTCGTTCATTCTCATGAAGAAAAAGAGATTTAAGTTCAAAGTAGACTTCGACTTGGAGGAGCTGTCATCGGTTCCCTTCGTGAACGGGGTATTATTCTGCAAAGTTAGACTCCTGGATGGAGGTTTTGCCGAAGAGTCGTCTCG GGAGTCAGTCCAGGCCAACTGTGTGTACTGGAAGAAGAGATTCTCTTTCATGTGTAAGATGAGTGCAAATGCTGGGACAGGTGTGCTGGACCCCTGTTTGTGCCGGGTGTCTGTGCGCAAG GAACTGAAGGGTGGAAAATCTTTTGCAAAG CTGGGCTTTGCTGACTTGAACCTGTCTGAGTTCGCTGGATCTGGCAGCACTACAAGAAGGTGTCTCCTAGAGGGATACGACACCAAGAACACCAGACAGGACAACTCGATTCTGAAG GTTGTCATCACCACACAGCTTATGTCTGGAGACCCCTGTTTTAAAAC GCCCCCATCTACAGCCATGACTCTGGGGATCCCACAGGCTGAAGCAGAGTGTCTTCTTGAGGACAGAAAGGGAGGGGATATGCACATATCCCATTCACTCACTG AGACTCCAGGAAAGTCAGTATCAGTCCCAGAGGAGCTGGTAGCGTATGGTCACTCTAGGACACCCAGCTATGCAAGTCAGCAGTCAAAAATCtcag GTTACAGCTCGAACTACTCCAGTTTAACAGATCTCAGCCATCGGCGGAGTGCGTCAGGAGGGTCTGCCTCAACAGGAATCGGCAGCATCCTGGAACCCAGTGATCAGCAGGGGGaaaaaggggagagggagagcaggaccACTCCCCCCTTTTCTGCAACCTGTCACCATGCACCTGAACGCCCCTCTACCCCTGCTAAAATTCCAAG ACATCCAGTTAAGCAGAACTCAGTGGAGAACCAGTTGAAGAGAGTTGATGCCACCAGGGTGGATGCTGATGACATAATAGAGAAAATCCTGCAGAGCCAGGATTTCAGTCACGGCGTCTTGGATTCCAGCGCAGAGG aggaggggCTCAGCTTGTTTGTTGGTCCTGGTGGGAGTACAGCCTTGGGAAGTCAGCACACGAG GGTTGCAGCTGGAGCCTTTGAGCAGGTGGTGATCAAGCGCTAG